From one Botrytis cinerea B05.10 chromosome 7, complete sequence genomic stretch:
- the Bcdia4 gene encoding Bcdia4 — protein sequence MSTIKRFTCLRCQFQSLSRPSPRRPYHVSPRLRSEIPKPSIAPKQSIDTKHIRANPELYETSCLERNYKLQSTYPAKIINLFEQWHDYQRDARSLRERNNKLKLQLANPKAIRDDGSEEIQKLRALSKEEIIAEARSLKDKISEIESSESMLMTEINTLASAIPNLTSDSTPRGSEPKVIGTINEHPEPKAASSDRVWRSHVHIGSELNLLDFSSAANTSGWGWYYLLNGAALLEQALIQYSLSLALSKGWSIVSPPSMVYSHIASACGFQPRDQSDEQQIYSITQSPSDAESAKPTYSLAGTAEIPLAGMKANTTLHESLLPLKTIATSRCYRAEAGARGIDTKGLYRVHEFTKVEMFAWTSPSLPETTEIFNEMLSLQTTILTSLDLHCRILEMPSTDLGASAMRKIDIEAFFPSRRERDNGWGEVTSLSICGDYQSRRLATRVDIDKNGGKIAFPWTVNGTALAVPRIVAAILENGWDEERKEVRVPEVLWPWMAGRKVLKRE from the coding sequence ATGTCAACGATAAAACGCTTTACATGTTTACGATGTCAATTCCAATCCCTCTCACGTCCATCTCCTCGTCGTCCATACCATGTCTCTCCACGTTTACGTTCCGAAATACCCAAGCCCTCCATAGCCCCCAAACAATCTATCGATACAAAACATATACGAGCTAATCCCGAATTATACGAAACAAGTTGTCTAGAAAGAAATTACAAATTGCAGTCAACATACCCAGCCAAAATCATAAATCTATTCGAACAATGGCACGATTATCAGCGCGATGCAAGATCATTACgggaaagaaataataaattaaaactTCAACTTGCAAATCCAAAAGCAATACGAGATGACGGTTcagaagaaattcaaaagttaCGCGCCCTTTCCAAAGAGGAGATTATCGCAGAAGCTAGAAGTCTGAAGGATAAAATCTCTGAAATAGAATCTTCAGAATCAATGCTCATGACAGAAATCAACACACTCGCATCCGCAATTCCAAACCTTACATCCGATTCCACTCCCCGCGGCTCAGAACCAAAAGTAATAGGAACCATCAACGAACATCCCGAACCCAAAGCCGCCTCCTCAGATCGAGTATGGCGGTCTCACGTCCACATAGGTAGCGAATTAAACCTCCTTGATTTTTCCTCTGCAGCCAATACTTCCGGTTGGGGATGGTATTATCTACTCAACGGTGCCGCACTCCTCGAACAAGCCCTAATCCAGTAttccctctctctcgctctctcaAAAGGCTGGTCCATCGTTTCTCCCCCCTCAATGGTATATTCCCACATCGCATCAGCATGCGGTTTCCAACCCCGCGATCAATCAGACGAACAACAAATTTACTCCATCACCCAATCTCCTTCCGATGCCGAAAGCGCAAAACCAACATATTCCCTCGCCGGAACCGCCGAAATTCCTCTCGCGGGGATGAAAGCAAACACCACTCTCCACGAATCCCTCCTCCCTTTGAAAACAATCGCCACATCCCGCTGTTACCGCGCCGAAGCTGGCGCTCGTGGCATCGACACCAAGGGACTGTATCGAGTGCACGAATTTACAAAAGTCGAAATGTTTGCCTGGACCTCGCCTTCCCTCCCAGAAACCACAGAAATCTTCAACGAAATGCTTTCCCTCCAAACCACCATCCTCACCTCCCTCGATCTCCACTGTCGAATCCTCGAAATGCCCTCTACCGATCTCGGCGCCTCAGCTATGCGCAAAATAGATATCGAAGCCTTCTTTCCCTCGCGCAGAGAAAGAGATAATGGATGGGGCGAAGTAACATCATTAAGTATCTGCGGGGATTATCAAAGTAGGAGATTGGCGACGAGAGTGGATATTGATAAGAATGGAGGGAAAATTGCGTTTCCGTGGACTGTTAATGGAACAGCGCTTGCGGTGCCTAGGATTGTGGCTGCCATTTTAGAAAATGGATGGGAcgaggagaggaaagaggttAGGGTGCCCGAAGTTTTGTGGCCGTGGATGGCGGGGAGGAAAGTTTTGAAGAGGGAGTAA